One genomic window of Hydra vulgaris chromosome 03, alternate assembly HydraT2T_AEP includes the following:
- the LOC136078618 gene encoding uncharacterized protein LOC136078618 — MRSTIGQKRLSSLAIISIENEVANNIDFDDVIKQKPSEEVVDKNINVITSTSQATQQEEMLSVSINLEHKEISKDHNESRYKSNAYIFAHSNNLTTAVQVEETDPEPNIFQELNTLRTDMGYFKGKFLDDSTKRFIISSERCKPQGPFKKDSSQNFRHFSTNYYYCAYKFGRTQRFWLCYSKILDSAYCEPCWLFSNDKNNQWRTGVRDWKGLMRKQDTQPCQLEFKETFLGFYEIKDHSAVGLTNQLLLLLENKGIDLKKCRGQGYDEANVMSGIYNGVQKKINNIQPSAQYVHCASHNLNLVINDAVSGCREVKNFFIILQEIYSIFGNSIKRWDLLSNFSGKSEVTLKKLNPTRWSSRINSLLAIKLRFLDIVKTLTEISLKYSKKVEQTEALKLRDKISNFEFVFICVIMYHILTNVNYASKNLQKKYIDLYEAATLFGTLKFKLKDFRSNYDLFKLEAVTICNDLIKSAKLLQHSYPYDLTKHFPTQLINSITFIKNDITEATTLIDLADILLIKYSFMKCDFSDVNTAILLLMTIPVTVASAERSFSKLKIIKSYLRNSMSQERLKHCAILAIENEKAQTLELDEVIAKFANKKARKVYI, encoded by the exons ATGAGGTCAACAATTGGCCAAAAACGTTTGTCTAGTTTGGCTATAATTTCAATTGAAAATGAAGTGGCAAACAACATTGATTTTGATGATGTCATTA AACAGAAACCTAGTGAAGAAGTTGTagataaaaatatcaatgtCATTACTAGTACTTCTCAAGCAACCCAACAAGAAGAAATGTTATCTGTTTCAATTAACTTAGAACACAAGGAAATTTCGAAAGATCATAATGAATCTCGTTATAAAAGTAATGCATATATTTTCGCACATTCTAATAATCTTACCACTGCAGTGCAAGTTGAAGAAACAGATCCAGAACCGAATATATTTCAGGAATTAAATACATTAAGAACAGATATGGgatattttaaaggaaaatttcTTGATGATAGcacaaaaagatttattatttcctCTGAAAGATGCAAACCACAAGgaccatttaaaaaagattcttcacaaaattttagacatttttccacaaattattattattgtgcaTATAAATTTGGTCGAACACAGCGATTTTGGCTCTGTTATTCCAAAATTCTGGACTCAGCATATTGTGAACCATGTTGGTTattttcaaatgataaaaataaccAATGGCGTACGGGAGTTCGAGACTGGAAAGggctaa TGCGCAAACAGGACACTCAACCTTGTCAATTAGagtttaaagaaacatttttgggtttttatgaaataaaggaTCATTCGGCAGTAGGTTTAACCAatcaattgttattattgcttgAAAATAAAggaatagatttaaaaaagtgcCGTGGTCAAGGATATGACGAAGCTAATGTGATGAGCGGCATTTATAACGgagttcagaaaaaaataaataatattcagCCATCTGCACAATATGTTCATTGTGCGAGTCACAATTTAAACCTGGTTATAAATGATGCTGTTTCTGGTTGTAGAGaagtaaagaatttttttataattttacaagaaATTTACTCCATTTTTGGCAACAGTATTAAAAGATGGGATTTGCTATCAAATTTTAGCGGGAAGTCggaagtaacattaaaaaaattaaacccaaCAAGATGGTCTTCAAGAATTAATTCTTTATTAGCTATAAAGTTACGCTTTTTAGATATAGTTAAAACTTTAActgaaatttctttaaaatattcgaAAAAAGTAGAACAAACTGAAGCTCTGAAATTAAGGgacaaaatttcaaactttgaatttgtttttatttgcgtCATTATGTATCACATATTAACGAATGTAAATTATGCttcaaaaaacttacaaaaaaagtaCATAGATCTATACGAAGCGGCCACGTTATTTGGTACACTGAAATTcaagttaaaagattttagatcAAATTacgatttatttaaattagaggCTGTTACTATTTGCA ATGATCTAATTAAATCAGCTAAATTATTGCAACATAGTTACCCATACGATTTGACAAAACATTTTCCAACCCAATTAATTAATTCaatcacttttattaaaaatgacatcaCAGAAGCAACTACATTAATAGATTTAGCTGACATACTGCTCATCAAATACAGTTTTATGAAGTGTGATTTTTCAGATGTAAACACAGCAATATTGCTATTGATGACAATACCTGTGACAGTTGCAAGTGCTGAAAGATCTTTCAGCAAATtaaagattatcaaatcatATTTAAGAAATAGCATGTCTCAGGAGCGTCTCAAACATTGTGCAATTTTGGCAATAGAGAACGAAAAAGCACAAACATTAGAATTAGATGAAGTAATTGCGAAATTTGCGAATAAGAAGGCaagaaaagtttatatttaa